The segment CCTCGCTTTGAAAACTTTGAACGTCGCGACGTATTCCCGTTCGCCCCAGAGGAATTTCGTCGTTGGTTGCGCCCAAACTCAGACCGAGATGAAAAGTCGGAAGACTACTTTTTCTTCTCTCCTGACCCGTATAAGGAAAAGCAGAAGTATAATGTGTTACCTAAAGATATACTCCCGCACGAGATTGGATATGAAGTCAATTTCGGATCTGGTATCCTGCTTGATGAATACGGGCACATTGCCGCTGTGACTGAATTGGTCGATGACAGCAAGAAGATGGCTATCACGCTTCAGGATGGCACGCGTCATGATGCTAAAGTAGTTGCATCTGACAAAGACACAGGGATTGCTGTGCTCAAAATCAATGCCGACGGACTTCCGACGACGCGATTCGGTGACTCAGATGACGTTGCCATCGGTGAATTGATGGTTGCCCTCGGGCATACCGTGGATCAGGAACCGGTGATTTCCTTGGGAATGATGAGCGGTGTTGGACGCAATCCGAATATCGTCAGTTATGAGAACTGGTTCGCTATCGACACAAATCAGCGTCACGGTTCCGGCGGCAGTGCAATTGTCAACACAAAAGGTGAAATCATCGGCATGACCGCTGGCAGCGCATCCAAGAGCACATTTGCCATACCGATTAACACAGTCAGACAGGTAGCAACAGAGCTAATCGAACATGGAAAAGTCGTACGCGGATGGCTTGGTGTTTCGATTCAGGAAGTCGATTCAGATCTGGCTGAGAAACTGGGGTTGGACAGACCGATGGGTGCCTTAATCAGCAATGTCTATGATGACACACCCGCTGTAGAATTTGGCTTACAAAGAGGTGATGTAATCGTCTCTATTAACAGTGAAGCGATTAAGAATGTGAATCACCTCCGCGCTACAGTTGCCATGTATAAGCCAACAACCACTGTCTCGATTTCCATCGTGCGCGACGGTCAAACACAAGCTATTTCTGTGACGTTGGGTGAACGTTCCGAACGGGTTGTTCAACATGGCAAAGGTTCTAAGGAATATGTAGATCTTTGGAAAGGACTCTCCCTTCAGAACCTGACAGCCGATTTGGCTGAAAAACTCGGACACACTAGCGATAAAGGAGTGTTAATTGCTGGTGTTGCGCCGGGCAGTGTGGCTGCCAAGGCGGGACTCCACAAAGGAGCCCTGATCCTTGAGGTCGAGAACCAGCCTATTCATAGCGTAGCGGAGTTCAAAGTGGTAGTAGAACAAGCAGCCGATGAAGCCAAAATCTTGCTACTCGTAAAACATGAGGGACAAGTACGGTATGTCACCGTAGAGTAAAAGTGGGTTAAAGCTGTTCAAAACTTGAACACTCCTGTCAAATATTTGCACAAAACTTGACATCTTTGCAGAGTTATGTTCTAATTATTTCAGGCTTCAGCGGGATGTCAGTTTTGGCACAAAGATTGCAACTTCTGTAATCACATTTGCCTCCAAAAAATTAATAGCCGGGTCAGTTTTGGGAATTGTGGCTTCCTTGAGTATTTTTCATTCGTTTCGAGGCTCGACTGGCACTCGCCTCGCCTACCAACTGGGATGCTTCCGTTGAAACTACATTTCCATCACCTAACCCGGCTTTTTTATCGAAGTTCCTACTATGAATCCATTCATTCAAATCGCTCAAGGTGTTGTTGGGGCGATTCTTATATCCCTCTTCTTCATTCTCAGATCCAGTTTCGGTGAAGCCCGCCATACGCTCAGTATCATTGGTGCTATCATTATCTTTATCGCAAGTGGCTACATTCTGCGGACACGGTTAATCCGATGGGGTAGTCGGCAGGTCTGGCTCAAATACCATCAACGGCTTGCATCGTTAGGATTATCGCTTGTTCTTATCCACTCAGCCGCCCAACCGCTCGTTTGGCATTCGTGGTTGGCGTTTACACTGGCACTACTCAATCTTGGAACCGGCGTTGCGGTCAGCTTCACTGCACATCGCGCACGACGCATCCTCCTCCGCTGCCATCTTGCCCTCGCACCAATCTTATTGCTTTCTGTTGTCCTACATGGCAGAGAAAAGTTAGACCACGATGAATTCTTCCCTTTGACAGAGGTTCACGATGTCCCATGCGCGAAATGCCATACGTCAGAGATGCTGCTGTTTACCATCGATCCGTACTTCCAGAGCGATCTAGATACTGGGGGGACTGCC is part of the Candidatus Poribacteria bacterium genome and harbors:
- a CDS encoding PDZ domain-containing protein; protein product: MKVNIPQIRSIVFICILAFGILQQAVWAADERQTLQTLSKSFTVLAQEVGEVVVGIETEQLDRNKDWKPRFENFERRDVFPFAPEEFRRWLRPNSDRDEKSEDYFFFSPDPYKEKQKYNVLPKDILPHEIGYEVNFGSGILLDEYGHIAAVTELVDDSKKMAITLQDGTRHDAKVVASDKDTGIAVLKINADGLPTTRFGDSDDVAIGELMVALGHTVDQEPVISLGMMSGVGRNPNIVSYENWFAIDTNQRHGSGGSAIVNTKGEIIGMTAGSASKSTFAIPINTVRQVATELIEHGKVVRGWLGVSIQEVDSDLAEKLGLDRPMGALISNVYDDTPAVEFGLQRGDVIVSINSEAIKNVNHLRATVAMYKPTTTVSISIVRDGQTQAISVTLGERSERVVQHGKGSKEYVDLWKGLSLQNLTADLAEKLGHTSDKGVLIAGVAPGSVAAKAGLHKGALILEVENQPIHSVAEFKVVVEQAADEAKILLLVKHEGQVRYVTVE